A single genomic interval of Spinacia oleracea cultivar Varoflay chromosome 6, BTI_SOV_V1, whole genome shotgun sequence harbors:
- the LOC130463479 gene encoding uncharacterized protein encodes MKLNPKKCVLGVRAGKFLGFMVSERAIDANPDKVQAALDLPKPKTKRDVQRLTGGEVEPVKKKGVPRKVDPELTWEQEKKDAFQQLRAHLAQLPTLAMPKEGETLYLYVAVSPGTEMLDDTKRTWEVYTDGSSTVNGSGAGVVLIPPAGKSIEYALKFGFKATNNEVEYEAAIAGIELCLSLEAEHVCLKTDSQLVANQIRGEYEAKWPTVNQKKWLIVGVDYFSKWIEAEAVSSITEPQVRKFIWQNIITRFGIPRLMVFDYGKQFDNTPLQKWCKQFGIHLAYSAVCHPQSNGQAEAANKLILNALK; translated from the exons ATGAAGTTGAACCCGAAGAAGTGTGTCTTGGGGGTAAGAGCGggaaagttcctcggattcatggtgagcgaaagggcAATTGATGCAAACCCGGACAAGGTCCAGGCTGCATTAGACCTACCCAAGCCGAAGACAAAGAGAGACGTGCAAAGGCTAacag GAGGAGAAGTAGAACCTGTCAAAAAGAAAGGCGTCCCAAGGAAAGTGGACCCCGAGCTAACGTGGGAACAAGAGAAGAAGGATGCATTCCAACAGCTCAGGGCTCACCTGGCCCAACTGCCGACCTTAGCCATGCCGAAGGAAGGGGAAACCCTTTACTTATACGTCGCAGTCAGTCCCGGGACA GAAATGTTGGATGACACCAAAAGAACATGGGAAGTctacactgacggatcttccacagtgaATGGCTCAGGAGCCGGAGTGGTGCTGATACCTCCAGCAGGAAAAAGCATTGAATATGCCCTGAAGTTCGGGTTTAAGGCAACCAACAATGAGGTCGAGTATGAGGCTGCGATCGCAGGGATAGAGTTatgcttatccctggaggccgaacatgttTGTCTCAAAACCGATTCTCAACTCGTAGCCAACcaaatccgaggggagtatgaagCCAAATGGCCAA CtgtgaaccagaagaagtggttgattgtaggagtcgattATTTCAGCAAATGGATTGAAGCCGAAGCAGTTTCGTCCATCACTGAGCCACAAGTCCGCAAATTCATTTGgcaaaacatcatcacaaggtttgGTATACCGAGGCTAATGGTCTTCGACTATGGAAAGCAATTTGACAACACACCACTGCagaagtggtgcaaacagttcggtatCCACCTCGCCTACTCGGCGGTATGCCATCCTCAGAGTAACGGCCAAGCCGAAGCCGCGAATAAGCTCATACTCAACGCACTCAAATAA